In the genome of Loxodonta africana isolate mLoxAfr1 chromosome 16, mLoxAfr1.hap2, whole genome shotgun sequence, one region contains:
- the LOC135227954 gene encoding uncharacterized protein LOC135227954, whose product MLSGTIQPFCHCHGLSPIGNLGFPVYVIATMRVSSRAAVSNGRPSFHFPSSFPRLLWYLVLKIILKVLSSRHPLLPQEDRFARQPPTLRCTSKDSLYLSSPRPYIPPSTPSQQAPSRPQPVSRPLAARSAPKRVVRPDPRLPGSTFPSALSQPQQHHAATRTVYSENVSSNPHHKAVGNKKVSSLYVPCLSDNICPAATDSASPVARDSAKGTPLEAAGTRAPARSIVSRTAGTGKPPFAPPPDPPKLFSDIHKDAGNRGESSPLGASFPEAVRPPVLGPQVTSDLENQKRKEPYLLQPCYPAKARTRNVCVSSTLSLSKLMGAALLFSGLPYSPSPS is encoded by the exons ATGCTGAGCGGCACCATTCAGCCTTTCTGCCACTGCCACGGCCTGTCTCCCATAG GGAACTTGGGCTTCCCTGTCTATGTCATCGCCACCATGAGGGTCTCCAGCAGAG CTGCTGTTTCTAATGGTCGTCCTTCTTTCCATTTCCCCTCCTCTTTCCCCCGCCTGCTTTGGTATCTTGTCTTGAAAATAATACTAAAGGTTCTCTCTTCCCGACACCCTCTTCTCCCTCAAGAGGACCGCTTTGCACGGCAGCCCCCCACCCTCCGCTGTACCTCCAAGGACTCCCTATACCTGAGCTCACCAAGGCCTTACATCCCACCTAGCACCCCCAGCCAGCAGGCCCCCTCACGGCCCCAGCCCGTCTCTCGCCCCCTGGCCGCCAGATCAGCTCCCAAACGTGTGGTGCGTCCTGATCCCCGGCTTCCTGGTTCCACGTTCCCCAGTGCTTTATCCCAGCCCCAGCAGCACCATGCAGCCACCAGGACAGTTTATAGTGAGAATGTGAGCTCTAATCCACATCATAAAGCAGTTGGGaataaaaaggtcagcagcttatATGTACCTTGTTTATCCGATAACATTTGCCCCGCGGCAACGGATAGCGCCTCTCCTGTTGCACGTGACTCAGCCAAAGGCACTCCCTTGGAAGCTGCAGGCACTAGAGCACCGGCTCGCAGCATTGTCTCCCGCACAGCCGGCACGGGAAAACCACCCTTTGCTCCTCCTCCTGACCCTCCCAAGCTATTCTCTGACATCCACAAAGATGCCGGTAACCGTGGCGAGAGTTCTCCCCTGGGGGCTTCATTCCCAGAAGCAGTGAGACCACCTGTGCTAGGCCCCCAGGTTACCTCTGATCTCgaaaaccagaagagaaaagAGCCTTACCTTTTGCAGCCGTGTTATCCAGCCAAGGCAAGAACtaggaatgtgtgtgtgtcttctaCACTGTCTCTTTCTAAACTGATGGGAGCAGCTCTTTTGTTTTCTGGGCTGCCCTACAGTCCTTCTCCTTCTTAA